The genomic window CGGCCTCGGGCGTATTGTCGATGGCCGCTTCACTGCCGCCGCTGTATTTGACCTGAGCGATCTCTTCTTCCTTGGGTTCGGGGATTTCTTCGTCGGGATTGCGGATGATGACCTTGAAGAGGAAGGACGTCGTCTGTTCTTTGATGGTCGTCAGCATCTGCTCGTAGAGCTCGCCGGAAAGGAGCTTGTATTCGACGATGGGATCCTTCTGTCCGTAGGCCCTGAGATAAATCCCTTCCCGCAGACCGTCCAGGGACTTCAGATGCTCGCGCCAGCGCCCGTCCACCACATCCAGCAGGATGTATTTTTCGAGTTTGCGCATAAGATCGGGCCCGAGATTTCGCTCTTTTTCCTTGTAGATGGCGAGCAGGCCCTGATAGAGGATTTCGCTGTATTCCTCGACGCTGTGGGCCTTGTATTCCTCAAGGTCTTCAATGTCGTAGCCGTATTTTTCAAAGAGATATTCGGCGAGTCCTTTGATGTCCCAATCCTCTTTGAATTCTCCCTGGAAGCGCATTGCCGTCTGATCGTAAACCGTATCCCGCAGCATGGTTTTCACGGTATCCTCGAGATCATCGATGCCCAGGGCTTCGTTTCGGCTCGCGTAAATAGCCGAACGCTGTTTGTTCATGACGTCGTCAAACTCGAGCAGGCTCTTTCTTCTGCCAAAATTGAGTGATTCTATCTGCTTTTGCGCCGAGGCGATCCGCCGGTTGACCATGGAGTGCATGATTGGCTCGCCTTCGGGGTATTTCAACATTTCCATGGCTTTTTTCGCCCGGTCGGAGCCGAAGAGACGCATGAGGTCGTCCTCGAGGGAAAGATAGAATTCGGACATGCCCGGATCGCCCTGCCGGCCGGAACGTCCCCGGAGCTGGTTATCGATCCGGCGGGATTCGTGCCGCTCGGTGCCGAGGATGAAAAGCCCGCCCGTTTCCAGAACCTGCTGACGTTCGGCTTCGCATTGGGCCGTATATTTCGCGAAGGCTTCGGGATAAGCGTCCGCTTCCCGGCTCCCCGTCTGTTTGATCGCGAGGAATTCCGGATTGCCGCCCAGCATGATGTCCGTACCGCGTCCGGCCATATTGGTCGCGATGGTTACGGACTTGTAGCGACCCGCCTGGGCCACGATCTCCGCTTCCTTGGCGTGGTATTTGGCGTTCAGCACACTGTGGGGGATATTTTCCGCCTTGAGCCGTTCGGAGAGTTCTTCGGAGCTCTTGATGGAAATGGTGCCGATCAGGATCGGCTGCCCCTTTTCATAGAGATCTTTGATTTTTTGGGTGATGGCGTCTATTTTTTCTTTTTTTGTCTTGTAAACGAGATCCAGCATGTCTTTGCGGATCATGGGTCGGTTCGTGGGGATCACGACGACCTCGAGGCCGTAGGTGTGCATGAATTCAGCCGCTTCCGTTTCGGCCGTACCGGTCATGCCGGCCAGTTTCTGATACATCCGGAAATAATTCTGCAGCGTGATCGAGGCGAGGGTCTGATTTTCCCCGGCCACCGTAACGTTTTCTTTCGCCTCAAGGGCCTGGTGGAGACCGTCGGAATAGCGTCTGCCGTTGAGGGCCCGGCCCGTGAATTCGTCGATAATGATGACTTCGCCGTCCCGGATCAGATAGTCCTTGTCCCGGGTAAACAGTTCTTTGGCCCTAAGAGCCTGGGTCAGGTAATGGGTCAGCTCAATGTGCTCGGCGGAATAAAGGTTGTCCAGTTTCAGCAGTTTTTCGACTTTTTTGACGCCCTTTTCCGTCAGCACAACATTTTTCGATTTTTCGTCAATTTCATAGTCGCCCCAGATGCTGTCCGTAATGGGGATCAGGCGTTTGGCCTTGATGTCTTTGATCTTTTCGGTTTCCGTACTCCGTTCCAGGAGATTGGCCACCTGTTTGAAAATTTTATAGATCTCGATGACGTCGTTGCTGGCGCCCGAGATGATGAGCGGTGTCCTCGCCTCGTCGATCAGGATGGAGTCCACTTCGTCGACGATACAGTAATTCAGCTTTCGTTGGACTTTGTCCTCCATGGTGGACACCATGTTGTCCCGCAGGTAGTCGAAGCCGAATTCGGAATTGGTCCCGTAGGTGATATCGGCCAGATAGGCCTGTTTACGTTCCTCTTTAGACATTTCGTTGAGGATGGCGGCGGCGGAAAGCCCCAAAAATTCATATATCCTGCCCATATTGTCGCGGTCGCGGGCGG from Fusobacteriaceae bacterium includes these protein-coding regions:
- the secA gene encoding preprotein translocase subunit SecA; its protein translation is MIGLFKSIFGTKNDREIKRYGKIVEDVNRLEPQMKALSDAEMRAKTTEFKERLAGGETLEDILVEAFALVREAAVRTLGQRHYDVQIIGSIALHEGKIIEMKTGEGKTLVATCPVYLNALLGKGVHVVTVNDYLAARDRDNMGRIYEFLGLSAAAILNEMSKEERKQAYLADITYGTNSEFGFDYLRDNMVSTMEDKVQRKLNYCIVDEVDSILIDEARTPLIISGASNDVIEIYKIFKQVANLLERSTETEKIKDIKAKRLIPITDSIWGDYEIDEKSKNVVLTEKGVKKVEKLLKLDNLYSAEHIELTHYLTQALRAKELFTRDKDYLIRDGEVIIIDEFTGRALNGRRYSDGLHQALEAKENVTVAGENQTLASITLQNYFRMYQKLAGMTGTAETEAAEFMHTYGLEVVVIPTNRPMIRKDMLDLVYKTKKEKIDAITQKIKDLYEKGQPILIGTISIKSSEELSERLKAENIPHSVLNAKYHAKEAEIVAQAGRYKSVTIATNMAGRGTDIMLGGNPEFLAIKQTGSREADAYPEAFAKYTAQCEAERQQVLETGGLFILGTERHESRRIDNQLRGRSGRQGDPGMSEFYLSLEDDLMRLFGSDRAKKAMEMLKYPEGEPIMHSMVNRRIASAQKQIESLNFGRRKSLLEFDDVMNKQRSAIYASRNEALGIDDLEDTVKTMLRDTVYDQTAMRFQGEFKEDWDIKGLAEYLFEKYGYDIEDLEEYKAHSVEEYSEILYQGLLAIYKEKERNLGPDLMRKLEKYILLDVVDGRWREHLKSLDGLREGIYLRAYGQKDPIVEYKLLSGELYEQMLTTIKEQTTSFLFKVIIRNPDEEIPEPKEEEIAQVKYSGGSEAAIDNTPEAEEPSRNSLCPCGSGKKYKNCCGRIKK